From Daucus carota subsp. sativus chromosome 6, DH1 v3.0, whole genome shotgun sequence, the proteins below share one genomic window:
- the LOC135147136 gene encoding cystathionine beta-lyase, chloroplastic-like isoform X3, which translates to MSQWVIIETGCMSGISQGSFGCRRVVNGNGKVLLSGKKFELNCLRDKELDVKASALADSVAELEEELCCESGLKIKEPSVSTLLMNFEAKCDPFHSTSIPLYQTATYKQPNAIEYGPYDYTRGGNPTRDALESILAKLDKAERALCFSSGMAALATATHLVGTGEIVAGNDMYGGSDRLLSEVIPKTGASVKRVDTTDLDEVASAVGPNTKLVWIESPTNPRQQISDIRKIAEIAHSHGALLMVDNSMMSPVLAQPLELGADIVMHSATKFVSGHSDVMAGVLAVKDERLGKKLYFLQNAEGAGLAPFDCWICLRAIKTMALRVEKQQENAQIIAEFLSSHPRVKKVHYAGLPSHPGYSLHHSQAQGAGSVLSFETGSVALSRHVTENTKYFSITVSFGSVKSLISMPCYMSHSIIPAAVREARGLTQDLVRISAGIEDVNDLIADLDHALSTGPV; encoded by the exons ATGTCTCAATGGGTAATTATAGAAACG GGGTGTATGAGTGGGATATCACAAGGTAGTTTTGGATGCAGAAGGGTTGTCAATGGTAATGGGAAAGTCTTGCTGTCTGGTAAGAAATTTGAACTGAATTGCCTCAGAGACAAAGAATTGGATGTGAAAGCATCAGCGTTAGCTGATAGTGTTGCAGAACTCGAGGAAGAGTTATGCTGTGAAAGTG GTTTGAAGATTAAAGAGCCAAGTGTATCaacattgttgatgaattttgaAGCAAAGTGTGATCCTTTTCATTCAACGAGTATACCTCTATACCAAACTGCCACTTACAAGCAG CCTAATGCTATAGAATATGGTCCCTATGACTACACCAGAGGTGGAAATCCAACAAGGGATGCATTAGAAAG TATCCTGGCAAAGCTTGACAAGGCAGAAAGAGCACTTTGCTTCAGCAGTGGAATGGCTGCTTTGGCTACTGCGACTCATCTTGTTGGAACTG GTGAAATTGTTGCTGGAAATGATATGTACGGGGGTTCTGATAGATTGttgtcagaagtcataccaaaAACTGGAGCCTCGGTgaa AAGAGTTGACACCACTGATCTAGATGAGGTTGCATCTGCAGTCGGACCCAATACTAAACTCGTGTGGATTGAGAGTCCAACAAATCCCAGACAACAAATATCTGATATCCGT AAAATTGCAGAGATAGCTCATTCTCATGGTGCCCTCCTGATGGTGGACAACAGCATGATGTCTCCTGTACTGGCACAACCCTTGGAACTGGGAGcag ACATTGTAATGCACTCAGCAACTAAGTTTGTTTCTGGGCACAGTGATGTCATGGCGGGTGTGCTAGCAGTCAAAGATGAAAG GTTGGGCAAGAAACTGTATTTTCTGCAAAATGCAGAAGGTGCTGGTTTAGCGCCGTTTGACTGTTGGATATGCTTACGAGCCATTAAGACAATGGCACTGCGCGTTGAAAAACAACAG GAGAATGCTCAAATAATTGCAGAATTTCTCTCCTCCCATCCCCGCGTTAAGAAGGTTCACTATGCTGGTCTTCCTAGCCATCCCGGATACTCATTACACCATTCACAG GCCCAGGGGGCGGGATCTGTGCTCAGCTTCGAGACTGGATCGGTTGCACTCTCCAGACACGTAACTGAAAATACAAAGTATTTCAGCATTACTGTCAGTTTTG GAAGTGTCAAGTCCCTGATAAGCATGCCGTGCTATATGTCACACTCAATTATACCCGCTGCAGTACGAGAAGCTAGAGGTCTAACCCAGGATCTGGTCCGTATATCTGCAGGAATTGAGGATGTAAACGATTTGATC GCGGATCTTGATCATGCACTTAGCACCGGACCTGTGTAG
- the LOC135147136 gene encoding cystathionine beta-lyase, chloroplastic-like isoform X1: MTMSLAISFSSCLPIKSPLSTCAPNEDGCMSGISQGSFGCRRVVNGNGKVLLSGKKFELNCLRDKELDVKASALADSVAELEEELCCESGLKIKEPSVSTLLMNFEAKCDPFHSTSIPLYQTATYKQPNAIEYGPYDYTRGGNPTRDALESILAKLDKAERALCFSSGMAALATATHLVGTGEIVAGNDMYGGSDRLLSEVIPKTGASVKRVDTTDLDEVASAVGPNTKLVWIESPTNPRQQISDIRKIAEIAHSHGALLMVDNSMMSPVLAQPLELGADIVMHSATKFVSGHSDVMAGVLAVKDERLGKKLYFLQNAEGAGLAPFDCWICLRAIKTMALRVEKQQENAQIIAEFLSSHPRVKKVHYAGLPSHPGYSLHHSQAQGAGSVLSFETGSVALSRHVTENTKYFSITVSFGSVKSLISMPCYMSHSIIPAAVREARGLTQDLVRISAGIEDVNDLIADLDHALSTGPV; encoded by the exons ATGACAATGTCTTTGGCTATTTCCTTCTCTTCTTGTTTACCTATCAAATCCCCCCTCTCAACTTGTGCTCCAAATGAGGAT GGGTGTATGAGTGGGATATCACAAGGTAGTTTTGGATGCAGAAGGGTTGTCAATGGTAATGGGAAAGTCTTGCTGTCTGGTAAGAAATTTGAACTGAATTGCCTCAGAGACAAAGAATTGGATGTGAAAGCATCAGCGTTAGCTGATAGTGTTGCAGAACTCGAGGAAGAGTTATGCTGTGAAAGTG GTTTGAAGATTAAAGAGCCAAGTGTATCaacattgttgatgaattttgaAGCAAAGTGTGATCCTTTTCATTCAACGAGTATACCTCTATACCAAACTGCCACTTACAAGCAG CCTAATGCTATAGAATATGGTCCCTATGACTACACCAGAGGTGGAAATCCAACAAGGGATGCATTAGAAAG TATCCTGGCAAAGCTTGACAAGGCAGAAAGAGCACTTTGCTTCAGCAGTGGAATGGCTGCTTTGGCTACTGCGACTCATCTTGTTGGAACTG GTGAAATTGTTGCTGGAAATGATATGTACGGGGGTTCTGATAGATTGttgtcagaagtcataccaaaAACTGGAGCCTCGGTgaa AAGAGTTGACACCACTGATCTAGATGAGGTTGCATCTGCAGTCGGACCCAATACTAAACTCGTGTGGATTGAGAGTCCAACAAATCCCAGACAACAAATATCTGATATCCGT AAAATTGCAGAGATAGCTCATTCTCATGGTGCCCTCCTGATGGTGGACAACAGCATGATGTCTCCTGTACTGGCACAACCCTTGGAACTGGGAGcag ACATTGTAATGCACTCAGCAACTAAGTTTGTTTCTGGGCACAGTGATGTCATGGCGGGTGTGCTAGCAGTCAAAGATGAAAG GTTGGGCAAGAAACTGTATTTTCTGCAAAATGCAGAAGGTGCTGGTTTAGCGCCGTTTGACTGTTGGATATGCTTACGAGCCATTAAGACAATGGCACTGCGCGTTGAAAAACAACAG GAGAATGCTCAAATAATTGCAGAATTTCTCTCCTCCCATCCCCGCGTTAAGAAGGTTCACTATGCTGGTCTTCCTAGCCATCCCGGATACTCATTACACCATTCACAG GCCCAGGGGGCGGGATCTGTGCTCAGCTTCGAGACTGGATCGGTTGCACTCTCCAGACACGTAACTGAAAATACAAAGTATTTCAGCATTACTGTCAGTTTTG GAAGTGTCAAGTCCCTGATAAGCATGCCGTGCTATATGTCACACTCAATTATACCCGCTGCAGTACGAGAAGCTAGAGGTCTAACCCAGGATCTGGTCCGTATATCTGCAGGAATTGAGGATGTAAACGATTTGATC GCGGATCTTGATCATGCACTTAGCACCGGACCTGTGTAG
- the LOC135147136 gene encoding cystathionine beta-lyase, chloroplastic-like isoform X2 → MTMSLAISFSSCLPIKSPLSTCAPNEDGCMSGISQGSFGCRRVVNGNGKVLLSGKKFELNCLRDKELDVKASALADSVAELEEELCCESGLKIKEPSVSTLLMNFEAKCDPFHSTSIPLYQTATYKQPNAIEYGPYDYTRGGNPTRDALESILAKLDKAERALCFSSGMAALATATHLVGTGEIVAGNDMYGGSDRLLSEVIPKTGASVKRVDTTDLDEVASAVGPNTKLVWIESPTNPRQQISDIRKIAEIAHSHGALLMVDNSMMSPVLAQPLELGADIVMHSATKFVSGHSDVMAGVLAVKDERLGKKLYFLQNAEGAGLAPFDCWICLRAIKTMALRVEKQQENAQIIAEFLSSHPRVKKVHYAGLPSHPGYSLHHSQAQGAGSVLSFETGSVALSRHVTENTKYFSITVSFGSVKSLISMPCYMSHSIIPAAVREARGLTQDLVRISAGIEDVNDLIADLSGGPSNFS, encoded by the exons ATGACAATGTCTTTGGCTATTTCCTTCTCTTCTTGTTTACCTATCAAATCCCCCCTCTCAACTTGTGCTCCAAATGAGGAT GGGTGTATGAGTGGGATATCACAAGGTAGTTTTGGATGCAGAAGGGTTGTCAATGGTAATGGGAAAGTCTTGCTGTCTGGTAAGAAATTTGAACTGAATTGCCTCAGAGACAAAGAATTGGATGTGAAAGCATCAGCGTTAGCTGATAGTGTTGCAGAACTCGAGGAAGAGTTATGCTGTGAAAGTG GTTTGAAGATTAAAGAGCCAAGTGTATCaacattgttgatgaattttgaAGCAAAGTGTGATCCTTTTCATTCAACGAGTATACCTCTATACCAAACTGCCACTTACAAGCAG CCTAATGCTATAGAATATGGTCCCTATGACTACACCAGAGGTGGAAATCCAACAAGGGATGCATTAGAAAG TATCCTGGCAAAGCTTGACAAGGCAGAAAGAGCACTTTGCTTCAGCAGTGGAATGGCTGCTTTGGCTACTGCGACTCATCTTGTTGGAACTG GTGAAATTGTTGCTGGAAATGATATGTACGGGGGTTCTGATAGATTGttgtcagaagtcataccaaaAACTGGAGCCTCGGTgaa AAGAGTTGACACCACTGATCTAGATGAGGTTGCATCTGCAGTCGGACCCAATACTAAACTCGTGTGGATTGAGAGTCCAACAAATCCCAGACAACAAATATCTGATATCCGT AAAATTGCAGAGATAGCTCATTCTCATGGTGCCCTCCTGATGGTGGACAACAGCATGATGTCTCCTGTACTGGCACAACCCTTGGAACTGGGAGcag ACATTGTAATGCACTCAGCAACTAAGTTTGTTTCTGGGCACAGTGATGTCATGGCGGGTGTGCTAGCAGTCAAAGATGAAAG GTTGGGCAAGAAACTGTATTTTCTGCAAAATGCAGAAGGTGCTGGTTTAGCGCCGTTTGACTGTTGGATATGCTTACGAGCCATTAAGACAATGGCACTGCGCGTTGAAAAACAACAG GAGAATGCTCAAATAATTGCAGAATTTCTCTCCTCCCATCCCCGCGTTAAGAAGGTTCACTATGCTGGTCTTCCTAGCCATCCCGGATACTCATTACACCATTCACAG GCCCAGGGGGCGGGATCTGTGCTCAGCTTCGAGACTGGATCGGTTGCACTCTCCAGACACGTAACTGAAAATACAAAGTATTTCAGCATTACTGTCAGTTTTG GAAGTGTCAAGTCCCTGATAAGCATGCCGTGCTATATGTCACACTCAATTATACCCGCTGCAGTACGAGAAGCTAGAGGTCTAACCCAGGATCTGGTCCGTATATCTGCAGGAATTGAGGATGTAAACGATTTGATCGCGGATCTCAGTGGCGGACCCAGTAATTTTTCTTAG